The Abditibacteriota bacterium genome has a window encoding:
- a CDS encoding GGDEF domain-containing protein, translating into MRTQQIHHDNSHDSDAFDVYTDKIYGYILNLAAVGMLCSGIFYTSEYFAGNLAHISFGRVLLLDAFDILLVILAGCASRSWRAKRAAGAYPTAFLRTTKLILCLLLCLHWNYIAYSFPSRELWGFTPYYVLLTLLFFDYRVMDFLCTLMAASIVVSFMHNRVLLYPAQEADFIVSVALRVVCILLTFLLLHVLAYLGNKMLVRALEEAVEKDPLTGLLNRRRMDLYQKKYYDNAVSHGASLSMAVIDIDNFKQINDTYTHKSGDYVLKTVAGIIRINCGEGELAFRWGGEEMLILSSGSKEELMARCEHIRREIEDAEMQLVEGEPPVKVTVTAGLAAYKEGMSLSEVFLLADENMYVGKRGTKNVVVG; encoded by the coding sequence ATGAGGACTCAACAGATACATCACGACAACAGTCATGACTCGGACGCTTTTGACGTCTATACCGACAAAATATACGGCTACATACTCAATCTGGCAGCCGTAGGGATGCTGTGCTCGGGGATATTCTATACCTCCGAGTATTTTGCCGGCAATCTGGCCCACATCTCCTTTGGCCGTGTGCTGCTGCTGGATGCGTTTGACATCCTGCTGGTGATCCTGGCCGGATGCGCGTCCCGGTCCTGGCGGGCCAAACGCGCCGCCGGCGCCTATCCCACTGCCTTTCTGAGGACCACCAAGCTGATCTTGTGCCTGCTGCTGTGCCTCCACTGGAACTATATAGCCTACTCCTTCCCCAGCAGGGAGCTGTGGGGCTTTACCCCTTATTACGTGCTGCTGACCTTGCTGTTCTTTGACTACAGGGTCATGGACTTTTTGTGCACCCTGATGGCGGCGTCTATCGTCGTATCCTTTATGCACAACAGAGTGCTGCTGTATCCCGCCCAGGAAGCCGACTTTATAGTCAGCGTGGCTCTGAGGGTGGTGTGCATCCTGCTGACCTTCCTGCTGCTCCACGTGCTGGCCTATCTGGGCAACAAGATGCTGGTGAGAGCTCTGGAGGAGGCGGTGGAAAAGGATCCCCTGACCGGCCTGCTGAACCGGCGCCGCATGGACCTGTATCAAAAGAAATATTATGACAACGCCGTGAGCCACGGCGCGAGCCTGTCCATGGCCGTCATAGACATAGACAACTTCAAGCAGATCAATGATACCTACACCCACAAGAGCGGCGACTATGTGCTGAAGACTGTGGCGGGCATCATCAGGATCAATTGCGGGGAAGGCGAGCTGGCGTTCCGCTGGGGCGGCGAAGAGATGCTGATACTCTCCTCCGGCTCTAAGGAGGAGCTGATGGCGAGATGCGAGCATATACGCCGGGAGATAGAGGACGCCGAGATGCAGCTGGTGGAGGGAGAGCCTCCCGTAAAGGTGACGGTCACCGCCGGATTGGCGGCCTATAAGGAAGGGATGTCCCTGAGCGAGGTGTTTTTGCTGGCCGACGAGAATATGTACGTAGGCAAACGGGGCACCAAGAACGTGGTGGTCGGCTGA
- the larB gene encoding nickel pincer cofactor biosynthesis protein LarB, with product MDREKLSDIIDGIISGRVSRDEALETLGNIDYEDLGFARLDHHRALRTGVPEVIFCQGKSDEHIAAIFARLADTEKLVIGTRLSEEVYVRIRDRLPEHEYSPEARLVWRGSAPRVPGGRVSVLSAGTADIPVAKEAALVCSLLGSEVRTFFDVGIAGLHRLLAVLPEIRGSSCIVAAAGMEGALPGAVAGLVECPVIALPVSVGYGVSFGGVSALITMLNSCAAGLCVVNIDNGFGAGYLAHKINTANMTKDL from the coding sequence GTGGACAGAGAGAAGCTCTCGGACATCATAGACGGCATCATCAGCGGCCGGGTGTCCCGGGACGAAGCTCTGGAGACTCTGGGCAATATAGACTATGAGGATCTGGGCTTTGCCCGTCTGGACCACCACAGGGCTCTGAGGACCGGCGTGCCCGAGGTGATTTTCTGCCAGGGCAAGAGCGACGAGCATATCGCCGCCATTTTTGCTCGTCTGGCCGACACGGAAAAGCTGGTGATAGGCACCCGCCTTTCCGAAGAGGTCTATGTCCGCATCAGGGACCGGCTGCCGGAGCATGAGTATTCTCCGGAGGCCCGGCTGGTGTGGCGGGGCTCCGCTCCCCGGGTCCCGGGGGGCCGGGTGTCCGTCCTCTCCGCAGGCACGGCGGACATCCCCGTGGCCAAAGAGGCCGCGCTGGTGTGCAGCCTGCTGGGCAGCGAGGTCAGGACCTTCTTTGACGTGGGGATCGCCGGTCTGCACCGCCTGCTGGCAGTGCTGCCGGAGATAAGGGGCTCTTCGTGTATAGTGGCCGCCGCCGGCATGGAAGGCGCTCTTCCCGGAGCGGTGGCGGGACTGGTGGAGTGCCCCGTCATAGCCCTACCCGTGAGCGTGGGCTACGGAGTCTCCTTCGGAGGAGTGTCGGCCCTCATCACCATGCTCAACAGCTGCGCCGCAGGGCTGTGCGTGGTGAACATAGACAACGGATTCGGAGCGGGCTATCTGGCCCACAAGATCAATACAGCGAACATGACAAAGGACCTATGA
- a CDS encoding valine--tRNA ligase, which produces MQTDNLPKTYDPRGVEDKWYARWTEAGYFHAEPDPSRPRYSITIPPPNVTGSLHIGHALCYSIHDVLIRWKRMQGYNTLCLPGTDHAGIATQKKVADKLAREGIDRLAIGREAFLEKTWEWKNEYGGQIIRQFKKLGFSFDWERERFTMDKGYADAVLETFVRLFDKGYIYKGARVINWCPRCASAISDLEVEYEEQAGHFWHYRYPLEDGSGFVTIATTRPETMLGDTAVAVNSHDERYKDLVGKNLILPLMDRVIPIVADDYVDMEFGTGCVKITPAHDPNDFELGLRHNLPQITVIAPDGRMTDVCGKYAGMDRYEAREAIVADLQALGLMDKIEDYTHQVGTCQRCGTTIEPLLSEQWFCRMKELAAPAIEAVKSGRITFWPKRYEKGYIEWLENVRDWCISRQLWWGHRIPVYKCSACGRFIASKTPVDACPDCGGPVEQETDVLDTWFSSALWPFATLGWPEMTEELRYFFPTDVLITARDIINLWVARMIFSSLEYMGDVPFRDVYIYATVQDEKGRRMSKSLGTGVDPLEMIDLYGADALRYSLISQAGKTQDIRFSDKRVEIVSRFCNKIWNASRFVLMNIDGFRAEDWPLVKDRLSAEDKWIISKLQKTARTANSSLSTYDMDDAAKAIHDFIWNDYCDWYIELSKDRLRGEDGDVVRWTLGYVLEASLRLLHPVMPFITEEIWQHLSSEEGASIMLQPYPQADDSRIFEEAEQETELLMAIVGAIRSMRLQLDIPGGKPAKAVIVTGKDLSSMKDKIMFLGRLESLDTPETVTPEEKAAYAGTHLPGVDVYIDPQGLRDSGKEKDKITKELASIEKDLARSQGKLSNQGFLAKAPQEVIDKQKALVSELTDKKAKLLERLALLS; this is translated from the coding sequence ATGCAGACAGATAATTTGCCCAAGACCTATGACCCACGGGGAGTGGAGGACAAGTGGTACGCCCGCTGGACCGAGGCCGGATACTTTCACGCCGAGCCCGATCCTTCGAGGCCCCGTTATTCCATCACCATCCCGCCTCCCAACGTGACAGGCAGTCTCCACATAGGCCACGCTCTGTGCTATTCCATACACGACGTGCTGATCCGCTGGAAGCGTATGCAGGGCTACAACACCCTGTGTCTGCCCGGCACGGACCACGCCGGCATAGCCACCCAGAAAAAGGTGGCGGACAAGCTGGCCAGGGAAGGCATCGACAGGCTGGCCATAGGCAGAGAGGCCTTTTTGGAGAAGACCTGGGAGTGGAAGAACGAATACGGCGGGCAGATCATACGCCAGTTCAAAAAGCTGGGCTTTTCCTTTGACTGGGAGAGAGAGCGCTTCACCATGGACAAGGGCTACGCAGACGCGGTGCTGGAGACCTTTGTCCGCCTGTTCGACAAGGGCTATATCTACAAGGGAGCCAGAGTCATCAACTGGTGCCCCCGCTGCGCCTCCGCCATATCCGACCTGGAGGTGGAATACGAGGAGCAGGCCGGGCATTTCTGGCATTACAGATATCCTCTGGAGGACGGCTCCGGCTTCGTGACCATAGCCACCACCCGCCCCGAGACCATGCTGGGCGATACGGCTGTGGCAGTCAACTCCCATGACGAGCGCTACAAGGATCTGGTGGGCAAGAATCTGATCCTGCCCCTGATGGACCGGGTGATACCCATCGTGGCGGACGACTACGTGGATATGGAATTCGGGACGGGCTGCGTGAAGATCACCCCCGCCCACGACCCCAACGACTTTGAGCTGGGCCTCAGGCACAATCTGCCCCAGATCACCGTCATAGCCCCCGACGGCAGGATGACCGACGTGTGCGGCAAATACGCGGGCATGGACCGCTACGAGGCCAGAGAGGCCATAGTGGCCGACCTGCAGGCCCTGGGGCTCATGGACAAGATAGAGGACTACACCCATCAGGTGGGCACCTGCCAGCGCTGCGGCACCACTATCGAGCCTCTGCTGAGCGAGCAGTGGTTCTGCAGGATGAAGGAGCTGGCCGCCCCCGCCATAGAGGCTGTGAAGTCCGGCCGGATCACCTTCTGGCCCAAGCGCTATGAAAAGGGCTATATAGAATGGCTGGAAAACGTGAGAGACTGGTGCATCAGCCGTCAGCTCTGGTGGGGCCACAGGATCCCCGTGTACAAGTGCTCGGCCTGCGGCCGCTTCATCGCCAGCAAGACTCCCGTGGACGCCTGCCCCGACTGCGGCGGCCCCGTGGAGCAGGAGACCGACGTGCTGGATACCTGGTTCTCCTCGGCTCTCTGGCCCTTTGCCACGCTGGGCTGGCCGGAAATGACCGAAGAGCTGCGGTATTTCTTCCCCACCGACGTGCTCATCACCGCCAGGGACATCATCAATCTGTGGGTGGCCCGCATGATCTTTTCCTCCCTGGAATATATGGGCGACGTGCCCTTCAGGGACGTGTATATCTACGCCACGGTCCAGGACGAAAAGGGCAGGCGTATGTCCAAGAGCCTGGGCACCGGAGTGGACCCTCTGGAGATGATAGACCTTTACGGCGCCGACGCCCTGAGGTATTCGCTCATTTCCCAGGCCGGCAAGACCCAGGACATCAGATTTTCCGACAAGAGAGTGGAGATAGTCAGCCGCTTCTGCAACAAGATATGGAACGCCAGCCGCTTCGTGCTCATGAACATAGACGGCTTCAGGGCGGAGGACTGGCCTCTGGTGAAGGACCGGCTGTCCGCCGAGGACAAGTGGATCATCTCCAAGCTCCAGAAGACTGCCCGGACTGCCAACAGCTCCCTCTCCACCTACGATATGGACGACGCTGCCAAGGCCATCCACGACTTCATCTGGAACGACTACTGCGACTGGTATATAGAGCTGAGCAAGGACAGGCTCAGGGGAGAGGACGGCGACGTGGTCAGATGGACTCTGGGCTACGTGCTGGAGGCCTCTCTGAGACTGCTGCATCCCGTGATGCCCTTTATCACAGAGGAGATATGGCAGCACCTGAGCTCCGAGGAGGGCGCCAGCATCATGCTGCAGCCCTATCCTCAGGCGGATGACAGCCGCATATTTGAGGAAGCGGAGCAGGAGACCGAGCTGCTGATGGCCATAGTGGGCGCCATCCGGAGCATGCGGCTGCAGCTGGATATCCCCGGCGGCAAGCCCGCCAAAGCCGTGATAGTCACCGGGAAGGACCTGAGCTCCATGAAGGACAAGATCATGTTCCTGGGCAGGCTGGAGAGCCTGGATACCCCGGAGACCGTCACACCGGAGGAAAAGGCAGCCTATGCCGGGACCCATCTCCCGGGTGTGGACGTGTATATAGACCCTCAGGGTCTCAGGGACAGCGGCAAGGAAAAGGACAAGATCACCAAAGAGCTGGCCTCTATCGAGAAGGACCTGGCCAGGAGTCAGGGCAAGCTGTCCAATCAGGGCTTTTTGGCCAAGGCCCCTCAGGAGGTCATAGACAAGCAAAAGGCTCTGGTCAGCGAGCTCACCGACAAAAAGGCAAAGCTCCTGGAAAGACTGGCGCTGCTGTCCTGA
- the prmA gene encoding 50S ribosomal protein L11 methyltransferase, which yields MKWARVSINTSREYVNALSRVFAEAGIGGVLEEVNKGDGFATVTLTAYIRCDDQYPDKLRKLEAHVKAFELLGIALPSAELTTELIEEENWADSWKKYYKPFRLGRFVIKPGWEDYDPADGEIVLELDPGMAFGTGQHPTTALCLGALEDYLKPGDTVIDAGTGSGILSIAADRLGAGDIYAFDCDSVAVETAEANFRRLGVEASLQRAFNADHIPVPADLTLANIIAKVILYMADSLAAATRPGGILVASGIINTRSQEVREALEQRGFELTEERALKEWVCLIMKKQNTNGVINADR from the coding sequence ATGAAGTGGGCCAGAGTCTCCATCAATACCTCCAGAGAATACGTGAACGCCCTGTCCCGGGTGTTCGCTGAGGCGGGCATTGGCGGCGTGCTGGAGGAGGTGAACAAGGGCGACGGCTTTGCCACCGTGACCCTGACCGCCTACATACGCTGCGACGACCAGTATCCGGACAAGCTGCGGAAGCTGGAAGCCCATGTGAAGGCCTTTGAGCTGCTGGGCATCGCTCTGCCCTCCGCCGAGCTCACCACCGAGCTCATAGAGGAAGAAAACTGGGCCGACAGCTGGAAAAAGTATTACAAGCCCTTCAGGCTGGGCCGGTTCGTCATCAAGCCGGGCTGGGAGGACTACGACCCCGCAGACGGCGAGATAGTGCTGGAGCTGGATCCCGGCATGGCCTTCGGCACCGGACAGCATCCCACCACGGCTCTGTGTCTGGGCGCCCTGGAGGACTACTTGAAGCCCGGGGACACGGTGATAGACGCGGGCACCGGCTCAGGCATACTGTCCATAGCGGCAGACCGGCTGGGGGCCGGAGATATATACGCCTTTGACTGCGATTCGGTGGCGGTGGAGACCGCGGAGGCCAATTTCCGCCGGCTGGGCGTAGAGGCTTCCCTGCAGAGGGCCTTCAACGCCGACCATATCCCGGTCCCGGCGGACCTGACCCTGGCCAACATCATAGCCAAGGTGATCCTCTATATGGCGGATTCGCTGGCGGCGGCCACCCGGCCCGGAGGCATACTGGTGGCCTCGGGTATCATCAATACCCGCTCGCAGGAAGTGCGGGAAGCCCTGGAACAGAGAGGCTTTGAGCTGACGGAGGAGCGCGCCCTGAAGGAATGGGTGTGCCTGATAATGAAAAAACAAAATACCAACGGAGTGATAAATGCAGACAGATAA
- the dnaJ gene encoding molecular chaperone DnaJ, translating to MADNQDYYELLGVSRDATKDDIKKAFRRMARKYHPDINHEEGAEEKFKQINKAHEVLTDDRQRSIYDRYGEAGLEGGPQGGGAGGFTFEGDLGDLFGNFGFGDIFGGGARRSRRTGPLQGADQELQVRISLQEAATGCEREIEYPRSVTCDSCKGTGSENGAAPAECPVCHGTGQVRRTVNSIFGTTVQVTTCQNCGGEGAVITDPCKTCHGHKRVRRTERKTVTIPAGIDDDQRMRIAGAGDDGLNGGPAGDLYVAVRLEEDPDFVRRGQDLYMETEVSFAAAALGTKIPVPTIYGEDAELEIKPGTQPGQVYEMKGQGMPQLRTGIRGSMFVRVGVAVPRSLSAEQREALLAYSQAMGETLEPAPHKDTITDKLFGKKRGGRKKK from the coding sequence ATGGCAGACAATCAGGATTATTACGAGCTCCTGGGCGTGTCCAGGGACGCTACCAAGGACGATATCAAAAAGGCCTTCCGCAGGATGGCCCGCAAATACCATCCCGACATCAATCACGAGGAAGGCGCCGAGGAGAAATTCAAGCAGATAAACAAGGCCCACGAGGTGCTGACGGACGACAGACAGCGCAGCATCTACGATCGCTACGGCGAAGCCGGTCTGGAGGGCGGACCTCAGGGCGGCGGAGCCGGCGGCTTTACCTTTGAAGGCGATCTGGGCGACCTCTTCGGCAACTTTGGCTTTGGAGATATCTTCGGAGGAGGCGCCCGCAGGTCCCGCCGCACGGGTCCCCTGCAGGGGGCCGATCAGGAGCTGCAGGTGCGGATCTCTCTGCAGGAGGCAGCCACGGGCTGCGAGAGAGAGATAGAGTATCCCCGCAGCGTCACCTGCGACAGCTGCAAGGGCACCGGCTCCGAGAACGGCGCTGCCCCGGCGGAATGTCCCGTGTGTCACGGCACCGGGCAGGTGCGCCGGACCGTGAACAGCATCTTCGGCACCACCGTGCAGGTGACCACCTGTCAGAACTGCGGCGGCGAGGGCGCCGTGATCACGGATCCATGCAAGACCTGTCACGGACACAAGAGGGTGCGCAGGACCGAGCGCAAGACAGTGACTATCCCCGCCGGCATTGACGACGATCAGCGCATGCGCATAGCCGGCGCCGGCGACGACGGCCTCAACGGAGGCCCCGCCGGCGATCTCTACGTGGCGGTGCGGCTGGAGGAGGACCCGGATTTCGTCCGCAGAGGCCAGGACCTCTATATGGAGACCGAGGTGTCCTTTGCGGCGGCTGCTCTGGGGACCAAAATACCCGTGCCCACCATCTACGGCGAGGACGCGGAGCTGGAGATCAAGCCGGGCACCCAGCCCGGACAGGTGTATGAGATGAAGGGGCAGGGCATGCCCCAGCTGAGAACGGGCATAAGAGGCTCCATGTTCGTGAGAGTGGGAGTCGCTGTGCCCCGGAGCCTTTCCGCAGAGCAGCGGGAGGCCCTGCTGGCCTATTCGCAGGCCATGGGCGAGACCCTTGAGCCCGCTCCTCACAAGGACACCATCACCGACAAGCTCTTCGGCAAGAAGAGAGGGGGCCGCAAAAAGAAATGA
- the rpoZ gene encoding DNA-directed RNA polymerase subunit omega — protein sequence MIYPSSESMRKVGSKYKLVLMAAQRSKQIKAGMKPLIETESTNPLTIAFEEIAAGEVFGETPDIDEIDTQVLEDIARNEETEETEETKRQEGAEGEYEAEAKEGSDSEYLEQSQDTEEQEDAGAEEETSFTDLF from the coding sequence ATGATTTATCCCAGCAGCGAGAGCATGAGAAAGGTGGGAAGCAAGTACAAGCTGGTGCTGATGGCGGCCCAGAGATCGAAGCAGATCAAGGCCGGCATGAAGCCCCTCATAGAGACCGAGTCCACCAATCCTCTCACCATTGCCTTTGAGGAGATAGCGGCGGGCGAAGTGTTCGGCGAGACTCCCGATATAGATGAGATCGATACCCAGGTCCTGGAGGACATAGCCAGGAACGAGGAGACCGAAGAGACCGAAGAGACCAAGCGGCAGGAAGGAGCCGAGGGCGAATACGAAGCGGAAGCCAAGGAAGGCTCCGACAGCGAATACCTGGAGCAGTCCCAGGACACGGAAGAGCAGGAAGATGCGGGCGCCGAAGAGGAGACCAGCTTTACCGACCTGTTCTGA
- a CDS encoding ABC-F family ATP-binding cassette domain-containing protein produces the protein MALITCQNISKSYGVRDLFEGVSFLMEKSSRKALIGDNGTGKSTIMKILAGELSPDSGRVQKETGVSVGYLPQDSGFDGDFELLGSVACASPELAESYARLRSCRERLEAEPDSNSAAAELGDASHEFEALGGFGRLEQARIVLLMLGFLPQETDMLPRHLSGGQKTRAHLARLLLGEHDLLLLDEPTNHLDIDACERFVEYLRGQYQGAALIISHDRYFLDQICDSVLALEGGCVSEYKGNYSAYSDKRRAELLVLEKEREQQKKTAQRLEEAIQTLFSHRNFSGRDSLVKKLQRIRPVKEISDPRRMSVRIAPDLLSGREVLRVRGLSKSYGGKTLLRDVDFALDRGDKVGVVGPNGSGKSTFIKILHGEVPADGGTLTFGANVRMAYFAQEFDHLDPGRTVLEELLLSTDISSSEARTLLGRFLFSGDDAFKTVEQLSGGEKCRLSLAVIMAEKPNLLLLDEPTNHLDTASCEILENAVREYEGTAVIVSHDRYFLERTAGVTAEIRDGRFTVYPGPYSYYREKAVRPEQPAPPVKPKAASGPDNRALRQQAKPLKAELKALEAEIESCEERMKEITLLMGDESVYRDGSARELSLEYSEQQKKLEELMKKWESLQEAIDSIEAKIV, from the coding sequence GTGGCTCTCATCACCTGCCAGAACATCTCCAAAAGCTACGGTGTGAGGGACCTGTTTGAGGGCGTGTCCTTCCTCATGGAAAAAAGCAGCCGCAAGGCCCTCATAGGGGACAACGGCACCGGCAAGTCCACCATCATGAAGATACTTGCCGGCGAGCTCTCCCCGGACAGCGGCCGGGTCCAAAAGGAGACGGGAGTCTCCGTGGGCTATCTGCCTCAGGACTCCGGCTTTGACGGCGATTTTGAGCTGCTGGGCTCCGTGGCCTGCGCTTCGCCGGAGCTGGCGGAGAGCTACGCCCGCCTGCGCTCCTGCCGGGAGAGGCTGGAAGCGGAGCCCGACTCCAACTCAGCCGCCGCCGAGCTGGGAGACGCCTCCCATGAGTTCGAAGCGCTGGGGGGCTTTGGCCGTCTGGAGCAGGCCCGCATCGTGCTTCTGATGCTGGGCTTTCTGCCTCAGGAGACGGATATGCTGCCCCGGCACCTCAGCGGCGGCCAGAAGACCAGAGCCCATCTGGCCCGGCTCCTGCTGGGAGAGCACGACCTGCTGCTGCTGGACGAGCCCACCAACCATCTGGATATAGACGCCTGCGAGAGATTTGTGGAATACCTCAGGGGCCAGTATCAGGGCGCGGCCCTCATCATCAGCCACGACAGATATTTTCTGGACCAGATCTGCGATTCGGTGCTGGCTCTGGAGGGGGGCTGTGTGTCGGAATACAAGGGCAATTATTCGGCCTATTCCGACAAGAGAAGGGCGGAGCTCCTGGTCCTGGAGAAGGAACGGGAGCAGCAGAAAAAGACCGCCCAGAGGCTGGAGGAAGCCATCCAGACCCTCTTTTCCCACCGCAATTTCTCCGGCCGGGACAGTCTGGTCAAGAAGCTGCAGCGCATCAGGCCCGTGAAAGAGATATCCGACCCCAGACGCATGAGCGTGCGCATCGCTCCCGACCTGCTCAGCGGCAGGGAGGTGCTGCGGGTCAGGGGCCTGTCCAAGTCCTACGGCGGCAAGACCCTGCTCCGGGACGTGGATTTTGCTCTGGACAGGGGAGACAAGGTGGGCGTAGTGGGGCCCAACGGCTCCGGCAAGAGCACCTTTATCAAGATACTTCACGGAGAGGTGCCCGCCGACGGCGGCACCCTGACCTTCGGCGCCAACGTGAGGATGGCCTATTTTGCCCAGGAGTTCGATCATCTGGACCCGGGCCGCACGGTGCTGGAGGAGCTGCTGCTCTCCACGGACATCTCCTCCTCCGAGGCCAGGACCCTGCTGGGCAGGTTTTTGTTCTCCGGGGACGACGCCTTCAAGACGGTGGAGCAGCTCTCCGGCGGCGAAAAATGCCGGCTGAGCCTGGCTGTCATCATGGCGGAAAAGCCCAATCTGCTGCTGCTGGACGAGCCCACCAACCATCTGGATACCGCCAGCTGCGAGATACTGGAAAACGCCGTCCGGGAATACGAGGGGACGGCGGTCATCGTGTCCCACGACAGATATTTTCTGGAGAGGACGGCCGGGGTCACCGCAGAGATCAGGGACGGCCGCTTTACGGTATATCCGGGGCCTTATTCCTACTACAGGGAAAAGGCGGTCCGGCCCGAGCAGCCCGCGCCTCCCGTCAAGCCCAAAGCCGCCTCCGGTCCCGACAACAGGGCCCTGCGGCAGCAGGCCAAGCCCCTGAAGGCGGAGCTGAAGGCTCTGGAAGCGGAGATAGAAAGCTGCGAGGAGCGCATGAAGGAGATCACTCTCCTGATGGGGGACGAGTCGGTGTACAGGGACGGCAGCGCCCGGGAGCTGAGCCTGGAATATTCGGAGCAGCAAAAAAAGCTGGAGGAGCTCATGAAAAAATGGGAATCTCTCCAGGAGGCTATTGACAGCATAGAGGCGAAAATAGTATAA
- a CDS encoding SpoIIE family protein phosphatase has protein sequence MIMRKLKITTRLSLYVILGCSLIVVLLSVINYRVGKIIGYKETVERTVYMVSSNANKIDSTLSSIASVVDFAAKTSDMSEESLRTLLPSIVRSNSSINGSAFVYNTDVQLRNVYCYRDGDGSIVFSPPTYDYSSADWYTLARDTGRSCWIEPYYDEGGTELLMVTYSAPVYRGEGEDREFLGVLTADVTIQWIQELMESYQDKVHNYHFLITGTGTVIYHPESKYVMNETIFSVAEGENMPALRSIGKNMLAGVSGFGSFGYSTVTGKRCEMAYAPIVSTGWSLGYVVPTRYLFFNLELMNRTIILVGFMGIIILGIVVVRIARQILYPVKDLELAVREYSKGNLDYQLPEPEHEDEISTLIYEFNKMKDDIKEQIAIIRKADSDREKAESELKIAWSIQDSMLPKDFDSVCSDILDIYAFVRPARQVGGDLYDVFRISPTRVAVLIGDVSGKGPSAALFMSMVITTAKVLWKEGMSPSEALEVVNREVSRSNSTDMFVTLLFGVIDEAEETFTYSLAGHPAPYLCTSDGGITQLERLKGRLAGVFENGKYTEKTVPFHPGDMLYMFTDGVDECMNTENLQFGHERIRYSLRKNGRESARAVCDAFYADLKEYAGEAEQSDDITMLCVIRKGLE, from the coding sequence ATGATAATGCGCAAGCTCAAAATAACCACCAGGCTGTCGCTCTACGTCATCCTCGGCTGCTCTCTCATTGTGGTGCTGCTCAGCGTCATCAACTACAGAGTGGGTAAGATCATAGGCTACAAGGAGACCGTGGAACGCACCGTGTATATGGTGTCCAGCAACGCCAACAAGATCGATTCGACCCTGAGCAGCATCGCTTCGGTGGTGGATTTTGCCGCCAAGACCTCGGATATGAGCGAGGAAAGCCTCAGGACCCTGCTGCCCAGCATAGTCCGCTCCAACAGCTCCATCAACGGCTCTGCCTTCGTGTACAACACGGACGTGCAGCTGAGGAACGTCTATTGCTACAGGGACGGGGACGGCTCCATAGTCTTTTCGCCTCCCACCTATGACTACAGCAGCGCGGACTGGTACACCCTGGCCCGGGATACGGGCCGGTCCTGCTGGATCGAGCCCTATTATGACGAAGGCGGCACCGAGCTGCTGATGGTCACCTATTCGGCCCCGGTTTACAGAGGGGAAGGGGAGGACCGGGAGTTCCTGGGAGTCCTCACCGCCGACGTCACTATACAGTGGATACAGGAGCTGATGGAGAGCTATCAGGACAAGGTGCACAACTACCATTTCCTGATCACCGGCACCGGCACCGTCATATATCACCCCGAGTCCAAATACGTGATGAACGAGACCATCTTTTCCGTGGCGGAGGGCGAAAATATGCCTGCCCTGCGGAGCATCGGCAAGAATATGCTTGCCGGCGTGTCCGGCTTTGGCTCCTTTGGCTATTCCACGGTCACGGGCAAGCGCTGCGAGATGGCCTACGCTCCCATCGTGTCCACGGGCTGGTCCCTGGGCTACGTGGTCCCCACCCGCTATCTCTTTTTCAATCTGGAGCTCATGAACAGGACCATCATACTGGTGGGATTCATGGGCATCATCATACTGGGCATAGTGGTGGTGAGGATAGCCAGACAGATACTCTATCCCGTGAAGGACCTGGAGCTGGCTGTCAGAGAGTATTCCAAGGGCAATCTGGACTATCAGCTGCCGGAGCCCGAGCATGAGGACGAGATCAGCACCCTGATATACGAGTTCAACAAGATGAAGGACGATATCAAGGAGCAGATAGCCATCATCCGCAAGGCCGACTCCGACAGGGAAAAGGCCGAGAGCGAGCTGAAGATAGCCTGGAGCATACAGGACAGCATGCTGCCCAAGGACTTTGACAGCGTGTGCTCGGACATCCTGGACATCTACGCCTTCGTCCGGCCCGCCCGTCAGGTGGGCGGCGACCTCTACGACGTGTTTCGCATATCTCCCACCCGGGTGGCAGTGCTCATAGGCGACGTGTCCGGCAAGGGACCCAGCGCCGCTCTCTTCATGAGCATGGTCATCACCACCGCCAAGGTGCTCTGGAAGGAAGGCATGTCGCCCTCCGAGGCTCTGGAAGTGGTGAACCGGGAGGTGTCCCGGTCCAACTCCACCGATATGTTCGTGACTCTGCTCTTCGGCGTCATAGACGAAGCCGAGGAGACCTTCACCTACTCCCTGGCAGGACATCCCGCCCCCTATCTGTGCACTTCCGACGGCGGTATCACCCAGCTGGAGAGGCTCAAGGGACGCCTGGCGGGAGTCTTCGAAAACGGCAAATACACCGAGAAGACCGTGCCCTTCCATCCCGGCGACATGCTCTACATGTTCACCGACGGCGTGGACGAGTGCATGAACACGGAGAACCTGCAGTTCGGACACGAGCGCATCAGATACTCCCTCAGGAAAAACGGCAGAGAGTCGGCCAGGGCTGTGTGCGACGCCTTTTACGCCGACCTGAAGGAATACGCAGGCGAAGCGGAGCAGTCCGACGATATCACCATGCTCTGCGTCATCCGGAAAGGACTGGAGTAG